The Naumovozyma dairenensis CBS 421 chromosome 8, complete genome genomic sequence TGGTTTAGTTTCACCTTCAGCAGTAGTGTTAGAGGCAGCGTTAGCGGCTTGTTTCTTCAACTTTAGACGTTCAGCAAAAGtcaattctttctttggaGCTGATGCATCTGTGGTTTCTTCTACATTACTAGTAGTAGTAGAAGTAGAAGCAGGAGCTTCAGTTTCAGTTTTTGGTGTTTCTGGAGTAGGAGCTGGAGTTGGAGCAGCGGCAGCGGCAGCTGCAGCTGCTTCTTcttgtcttcttttttctaAAGCAGCTTTACGAGCTTTAACTTGTTCGATGAACGATTTCCTAATGTCATCTGGATTGCTTTGACCATTAGTGGCCGATGCTGTCGTTGTGGTTGGTTGTTCAGACATGATTTTGGATTTTTACCAGAAATATCTctctctttatatatatttctctCTCACTGAATCTTATAAGAGAAAGTGGTTATATAGGTTAAATTTACAGTAACTCAAAATATGGAACGTATTATGAATATGTGATACTAATGTTAGTTCGTTTGATTGATTGTTAAATTGTTGAACTACGCACGAAGATCTGTATGTCTGTCTGTCTGTCTCTGCCCAAAGACTACTTACTACATTGTTTCGCTGAGAGATACCCAtcgaaaatttttcactattcaataaaattttcaGTGTCGTGTGGAATGATCTGGGATCTCATCGCGAAATAAATTATAACATATATTTACACGTAAACAATAGTGGAAAATAAAGGgaacaagaaaaggaagagGGGACTAAGGATTTTAACTGTCCAGAGAAGTATAGTATGCAAACATTTGAGTAACTCCACGTGATTTGAAAACACtcattttttccaaatatttctatGACAGTTGGTAAAACTTTGTTCGTTACGTGTGGTGCGACAGTTCCATTTCCTGACCTAGTTGAATGTGTCATTAACGAAAAATTCATCgttgaaattattaaaaacGGATATACTCGTTTAGTAGTACAATTTGGAACAGGTTATGAATCCACATTCTTGACGCTTTTGTCTGGTCTTAATATTGCTAATTGTACTGCTACATTATCCGATAGCAAGAAGATACCGAACGGTGATTTTTCGATATATGGTTCAAACAAAACTCCTGTTTGTAGAACATTTAATAAAACCAATGGCCATGACGAGGTATTCAGTATTGTAGGTTTTGGAATATCTATGAACGTTGAGCAATATATCAAAGATAACGTCGATCTTGTTATATCACATGCTGGTACTGGTTCCATTCTGGACTCcttaaaattgaaaaaaccACTAATAGTTTGTGTCAATACTTCCTTAATGGATAACCATCAAGAACAAATAGCCAATAAATTTGGATCAATGGGATATGTGTTGGCATGTCATCCaaaattagatgaattgattgagaaatttgatgaatCCCAGGTttatgaatttaaagaattccCTACAAGCAAAAATGTAAAGTTTGAGAACTTATTGAAAACTCTGGCATATAAATAACTTACCTAGAGTGCTAAGATTGTACTAGCTCCCAAACTGAACGAGTATCCTATAGCTTTAACTGCTTATAATTCTGTCCGCacgataatatattatctgGTAGAGAAGAAAACCAGAGCGGAAACAATAGTTCTTTCTATACCCAAGTCAGAACTCATTGATTTCTTGACTAACAATCTAATAAGGGcattgatgaaaaaagaCGAATTAAATACACTTGCCAATTGGTCTCATTTCTGTGGGTGAATTTTCTCTCGTCCGctcaaaatatatttccCTATATGGAATCACTGTACACAAAATTCATGttattttaaattataGCTATCATTTAACTATAGCCTACAAGATCAACACTAGATAATTTCTAATCTCTACTGTATGCTCTATACAGCCACATCCCCATATCTATGAACTTCTCAGTTCTATCACTGAATcctttttttaaagaataatatGTAGATAATTAgtgattttattttactaTATGAAATATGATAGTAGTATAATTTCACTTCATAAAAAGGATACTTGTTATTCATTGATTAAAACCACAATCAAAAAAgtcaaaaaattaatttgatttcGCCCAGGATCGAACTGGGGACGTTCTGCGTGTTAAGCAGATGCCATAACCGACTAGACCACGAAACCATATTAACTtgatttttgtaaaatatgatttGGATATAGTTTTGAATCTTGATTTTCTGACGAGAAGACTATAAGACTCTTATGAAATGTATGATTTTGTTTCTCTCTTcttatatagtataaaatgataactaataaaagatataaagtAAC encodes the following:
- the ALG13 gene encoding N-acetylglucosaminyldiphosphodolichol N-acetylglucosaminyltransferase catalytic subunit ALG13 (similar to Saccharomyces cerevisiae ALG13 (YGL047W); ancestral locus Anc_4.58) codes for the protein MTVGKTLFVTCGATVPFPDLVECVINEKFIVEIIKNGYTRLVVQFGTGYESTFLTLLSGLNIANCTATLSDSKKIPNGDFSIYGSNKTPVCRTFNKTNGHDEVFSIVGFGISMNVEQYIKDNVDLVISHAGTGSILDSLKLKKPLIVCVNTSLMDNHQEQIANKFGSMGYVLACHPKLDELIEKFDESQVYEFKEFPTSKNVKFENLLKTLAYK